The nucleotide window GTGCCCCGTCCCGATGACCACCAGCTTGTCGTGTGGGCGCAACTCATCCTCCGCGCGAGGCGTCACCTCCACCCGCCCCGCCCGGCTGATGGCGATGACCTGCACATTGAACCGCCCCGTCAGGTTCAGGTCCCGCAACGTGCCCCGCAGCCGCTCGTTCGCCTCGATCTCCACGATGGCGTAGTCCCCGCCGAGGTCCAGCGTGTCCACAATATTCGGCGTGGCGATCTGCCGCGCGAGCCGCACGCCCATATCATGCTCGGGCCGGATCACGAGGTCGGCCCCGATGCGCTCCAGCACCCGCCGCGCCATCTCGTCAATCGCCTTCGTGACGACGTAGGGGGCACCGAGGCTCTTGGCGTTCATGGTGGCGAGGATGTTCGCCTGCACGTCGGTGCCGATGGCGACCACCACCACGTCGAAGTCGGCGGCCCCGATGCTCCGCAGCGCCCGCTCGTCGGAGGCGTCCACGATGGCGGCGTGGGTGACGAGGTTCATCACCCGCTCGACGTTTTCCTCGTTCTGGTCGATGGCGACGACCTCGTGGCCCATCTCGTACAGGGTGGTGGCGACGGCGGTGCCGAAGCGGCCCAGCCCGATCACGAGGCATTGTTTGGTTTTCATTCAGGCGTCCTCTCTCCGGGGGACAGGGTAACGCGTGGGCGGGAGGAGGAACGGCACGGCGTCGCCCGTTCCCTTACCCCACCAGGATGTCGCGCTCCGGCGGGTACTTGACGCCCCGCCCTTGCCCGCCGCGCAGGCTGAAGGAGGTGGCGAAGGTCAGCGGCCCGATGCGCCCGAGGTACATCAGCGCGGTGAGGATGAGCAGCCCGGCGTCGTTAATGCGCGGGGTGGTGTTCAGGCTCAGGCCCACGGTGGCGGCGGCGCTCACCGTCTCGAAGAGGAGTTCGGTGAAGCCGAGCCGGGGATTGGTGGCGAGCATAGCGAAAAAGGCCGCCGACACCAGCAGCGCGTACAGGGTGGTCACGGTGCCCGCCCGCACGAGGTTCTCCGACTCCACCCGCCGCCCGAAGGCGATCAGCTCGCCGCGCCCGCGCACCATGTTCCACGCGCTGCCCACCAGGATGGCGAGGGTGCTCGTCTTGATGCCGCCGCCCGTCGAGCCGCTGTTGGCCCCCACGAACATCAGCGCGATCAGGAGAAAGAGGCTCGCGCTCGTCATCCCCGCGATGTCCACCGTGGCGAGGCCCCCCGAGCGCGGCGTCACGCTCTGGAAGAGGGCGGCGAGCAGCTTGCCCCCCGGCGCGAGCGGCCCCAGCGTGCGCGTGTTCGCCCACTCCAGCACGAGCAGGAGAACGGTCCCCAGCACGACCAGCAGCCCGGTCGTCAGCAGCGTGAGCTTGGAGTACACGAGGAGGCGGTTGCGCCGGGGGTTGAGGAGGTGCGTCAGCACGTTGAGCTGCACGAGGAATCCCAGCCCGCCGAGCAGGATGAGGGCGCTGATCGTGAGGCTGACGAGGGGGTCCTGCGCGTACTGCCCCATTCCGCCCGGCACGACCACGAAGCCCGCGTTGTTGTACGCGCTGATCGCGTGAAAGACGGCGTGGTACAACCCCTCGCCCCAGCCGAACTGCGGCACGAAGCGCAGGGCGAGGAGGAGCGCCCCGGCCACCTCCCCCACCACCGTGTACAGAAAGATGATGCGGATGAGGGGCACCACCCCGCCCACGTCGAGCGCATTGATCTGCTGGACGAGGTGCTGGCGCTCGGTGAAGTTCACCCGCCGCCCCGTGAGAAAGGCGAACAGTGTCCCGAACGTCAGGATGCCCAGCCCGCCCACCTGCGCCAGCCCCATGATGACGAGCTGCCCCGCCCGCGTGAACGTCTCCCCGGTGTCCGCCACCACCAATCCGGTGATG belongs to Deinococcus sp. YIM 134068 and includes:
- a CDS encoding potassium channel family protein produces the protein MKTKQCLVIGLGRFGTAVATTLYEMGHEVVAIDQNEENVERVMNLVTHAAIVDASDERALRSIGAADFDVVVVAIGTDVQANILATMNAKSLGAPYVVTKAIDEMARRVLERIGADLVIRPEHDMGVRLARQIATPNIVDTLDLGGDYAIVEIEANERLRGTLRDLNLTGRFNVQVIAISRAGRVEVTPRAEDELRPHDKLVVIGTGHSLDELRRYLGE
- a CDS encoding TrkH family potassium uptake protein, whose translation is MRSNLPHPPPLPGRPRRPVVSRFTPPQLIAVVYLVGIALGTALLHLPGVTTPGAALTSIDRLFTATSAICITGLVVADTGETFTRAGQLVIMGLAQVGGLGILTFGTLFAFLTGRRVNFTERQHLVQQINALDVGGVVPLIRIIFLYTVVGEVAGALLLALRFVPQFGWGEGLYHAVFHAISAYNNAGFVVVPGGMGQYAQDPLVSLTISALILLGGLGFLVQLNVLTHLLNPRRNRLLVYSKLTLLTTGLLVVLGTVLLLVLEWANTRTLGPLAPGGKLLAALFQSVTPRSGGLATVDIAGMTSASLFLLIALMFVGANSGSTGGGIKTSTLAILVGSAWNMVRGRGELIAFGRRVESENLVRAGTVTTLYALLVSAAFFAMLATNPRLGFTELLFETVSAAATVGLSLNTTPRINDAGLLILTALMYLGRIGPLTFATSFSLRGGQGRGVKYPPERDILVG